The sequence ACTTCACTTCCTGTTTGGGTAATTTCCACCTCACAGGTCGTCGCTCTACTATGCTTTACAACGTTCGTCACCGCCTCTTTTAAACACATACTCAATACATGTTCAACAAATAAAGGCATGGAAATTTGATCTACATTTCCAACAATCTTAAATTCCATTTCCGCTGACTCAATCATCTGCTGAATTCGGATAATTTCTTCCTTTAGCTTCGTACGCTTCATGACAGATACCATATCACGAACTTCTTTTAATGCTGTCCGTGCGGTTTGATGAATATCATTAATTTCCTTTTTCACCCGGTTGGGATTCTTTTCCAACAGCCTTCCTGCTAAATCACTCTTCAATCCAATGAGTGAAAGCTTTTGTCCAAGCGTGTCATGTAAATCACGGGCAATTCGTTCTCGTTCTTCTATGACCATCAACTGTGAAATTCTTTGATTCGCATCAGCCAACTTTTTCTCTAGTTGTTCTCGTTTATTTCGATTGTACATAATGAATGGCAATAATATAACTCCGACAACACTAATAACAATAAAAGGTATCTGTGAGATAAAAATTTGTTTTTGTAAGAAAAACCCAGCGACTACAGAGCCAATCGTTGTAACTAAATTAATAACGTATAATGTAATAAAACCAGCCTTTCCTTGTATATTTCCAATAAAAAAGGCAAGAAAAAGTGAAAAATACACATAGCCAAAGTATAATGTCATCAGAATGCTCAATACAATTTCAACTGAAACAGATACATAAACCGTCCACCCTTTTTTTATAAAGGCTAGTCGATATGCTGTGAAAAATAAAATAATCATGAGTATTCCTGTGAAAATTTCACCAGGTGTTGATGAAATAATAACAAAATAAAAAGGAAGAAGACAAAAGATAATCCAAGCGTATATACTAATTCCTGTATTATTTGAAAATATTTGATACCATTTTTCCAGGTTAGACTCCCCCTCATTATTGTGTTATTCATACTATATTATCATATAAAAAAATACCCTTCTTTGCTAGTTAGAAGGGAGCATGGAGGGGAACTTTCACTCTTGAAATTTTGTCCTATTATTATTCAGTTTCAAATGTGCTGTTCTTCTCCTCATGATTTCTTTATACTCTTTAAAGCTTACAAATGATTGATCCTCTTGATTATATAAACGGAATCGTATGGATTTCAAACTAGTTTTTATTGTTATTGTTGTTGCTTTTTGTAATGGTGGAGTCGACTCATGTGCTTCTTCTAAATAATAATTAGGGATTTTCGGAGCGAGATGATGAACATGATGATAACCAATATTTCCCGTTATCCATTCTAATATTTTTGGAAGCTTATAATATGAACTTCCTTCTACAGCAGCTTTTACATAATCCCACTCATCTTCATTTTCAAAATAGGAATCTTCAAACGTGTGCTGAATGTAAAATAACCAAATCCCCAATCCTCCTGCAATGAACATAATTGGAATTTGAACGATTAGGAACGATTGCCAACCAATTGCCCAAATTAATAATGCGTAAATCATCGCAATAGAAACATTAATGATATACGTATTCCATCTCTCTTTTCGTTTTGCGCCCTTTCGATTAAATCGATTGGATATTAAGAAAAGATAGAAGGGGCCTAATCCAAATAAAATAATGGGATTCCTGTAAAGCCGATATGCTATTTTAGTTAAGAGTGGTGCCTTCATATACTCCTCGACGGTCATGATCCAAATATCGCCAGTTCCTCGTTTATCCAAATTGCTGCTCGTAGCATGATGGATTGAATGGTCACGTTTCCATTTTTCAAAAGCAAAGTGGGTAATAATTCCTGTTACTGTTCCAACAAGACGATTGGCTTTATTATTTTTGAAAAAAGACATATGTGTGCAGTCATGAAAAATGATAAAGATTCGTACAACAAATCCAGCAGCGATAATCGAAAAACATAAGCTCAGCCAAATAGAAACCGATAAACTTTTATAAGCAAGGAACCACAGAAGTAAAAATGGAACCACAGAATTAATGATTTGAATCATACTCGCTCTCGTATCAGACTTCGCAAAAGGGGAGACACTTTTTCTCAATTGCACCTGTTTTTCTTTATCTTTGCTCATATATTCCTCCTAAAATTCAAAGTTCTTTAACAATATTTTAGGCGAACACTGAGCTATTTATAAGACATAAGTGTCAGTAATTGAGTATGACAATTGTCATATACTAACTAATCAGCCGGTGCAATATCTTGTTCAAGAAGTTCCTGACTTTTAAATCGCATTCCATTCATTCATCTGTTAAAACATGAAAAAGAAAATTTAAAGCAAATAAAACTGCTCCAATCACACTTCCTAGAATAGATGAAGTGAGTATGACGGATACAACTTCTTTTAATCCGAATGGTGCCATTAATTGTGTTGTGAAAGGTAAAAACACAATACCAATTGGAATGATAAACCATAAACATGTTTTCTTAATAATAACCAGTTCCCTTTTTATTTAATAGTTGTATGATTCATTATTTTACCATTTTAATCACATCTTAGATAGTCTTTTTCATATTTGTCTTGCTTTGTGTTACTTTACCTGATGTAATTATCGTGTAACTTACTCATTACCACTTTTTTCATCCTTGTATGTTTTTACCGTGCATGTTATATTAGTAAAGCGATGAGCTAATTTGCGTAAGTCAATGGATATATAAACGTACGAATGTGGTCGTACGGTCCTTGCCGCAAAACGCATCAAAACGCCTGTTTATTAACAGGCGTTTTTCTTTTATATAGCTATTAAACGTATTTAACATTACATCATCCCACTGAAAAGATAACCCATCATACTGCCAATATAATTTCCGATAATATAACCAAGTGTTCCGGCTAATACGGCAGGTACAATTAGGTTTGTCCATCCTTTAGCAATCGCCATCGCTGCAGCAGTAGTCGGTCCACCGATATTTGCATTACTAGCAATAATAATTTCCTCTAAGCTAAACTTAAAGACCTTTCCCACGACAAGCGTTACAAGCATATTTACCATCACTGCAATAAAAACAAACACTAATAGCAACGGTGCATTTTCAATTAATTGTGGAATCGATGCAGGAACACCAATGACAACAAAGAAAATATATATTAGAAACGTACCAAATTCCTGTGAGCCACGGATACGCTCAAAAAACTTTGGAAACAATGTCACAACAATGATTGTAATCGTCGTTAACATTAAATACTTATCTCCAAGAATCCCATTTAGAATCGTCGTGACGAATGATCGTCCTTCTGGAATAACGTGATCAAAAGTTTCCGCAAGCTTAAATGCCACCGCGACAATCATAAAGGCACTACCAAAAGCAAATGCAATATCCTTTAACGAAATTTCCTTTGCCTTCCAATAGTTTGCTGCCTCATTTTCTTTTCCCTGACTGCGATTTTTTTCTACCTCATCAACATACGGTGTCCGATATTTCTTTCGGAAAAAGCCAATCGTAGGAATTGCCATAAATATAAAAAAATAGATAGCCATCATTAAATTATCGGCAACAACAGTAGCAGACACCATTTCACCAGGAGCTTCAAATTTACTTGCCAATGCGACAAAATTTACACTTCCACCTATGTACGAACCTGTCATCATTGCACCAATTTTATCTAAATAAGGAACCATCCCTTTCAACGACAAGAAAGCGATATAAACGCCAACGACGGTTCCAATCGAACTGATAAGAAAAATAATAATTAATCTTCCACTCTCATTCCAAATCTTTTTCAAATTCGCTTGAAATAACAATAGAGGAATCGCGAGTGGAATAACATAATTCCAGACTACATCATATGCTGGAGCAGACGTTGGGATTATCTTTAGATTTGCTAAGACTAATGCCCCGATTAACGCAATAACCGCTCCAGTTATTTTTGCTGCCCATTTGTACTTTTGTTCCAAATAAATACTTATTGCAGCCCACCCAACTAAAAATGCCCATAGTAACCACGTATCATCAGACCGAATCAAACTTTCCATGTGCTTCATTCCCTACATTATCTTTTCCTACATGTACGATAAATTCAACAGATACTATTATACCATATCGACAAGAAAACGCTTAAGTCTCGTTAGGTCAAAATCAATTCCTACTAATTTTCACTATTGAGGCGAAATCTGAATAAATATCCGGTAAAAATATATCGACTTCATCTTATCCAAACATGAATTTCACAATGAGGGCAGCTTCAATTTGCATTGTACCTGGTTCAATTGGTGTACTCACTCCAGCTACTTTTTCTGTTGCAAAACTTTGAAATGGTACCGGTACTACCCCTTGCTTTCCTTCCATTATTTCAATTGGTATTGGTCGAAATGTTCCACCAGCCTCACTTGCAATCACATTCGCCTTTCTTTGTGCATCTTTTAATGCCAAGCGCAATGCTTGGTCATAGCTCGCTGATTTATTTTCATAATCAAATCGAATATTATTTATTGTGTTTACTCCTGCTGTAACAGCTGAGTCAACAATGGAGCCAATTTGGGAAATATCTCTGACTCTAACCTCTATCAAATGTCTGACTTCATAAGCACGAAAGACTTGTTTTCCTTCCACAAAATCATACAAACGATCAATTCGATACTCAACCGTTTGAATATCATTTCGATTTATTTGTTGAGCAAATAATGTTTGAATCACTTTTGCTGAGCGTTCACTATTTTCAGATTGCGCAGCTTGTAACGATTTATTTTCTGTCACGATTCCCATCGTAATGATGGCAAGATTCGGCTCAACAGCAATTTTCCCCTCACCTGTCACAGTAATCATTTTTTGATTCGGTTGATAAGCATACATCTCTCATTCCCCCCTCAACTATCTTTATTCTTATCTAGATCATTTTGTTAAAATTTCCTGCTACCCGTGTTCTCATTTTATCGGTATAATTAAGGACATAAATAATGCATGGGAATTTAAAAGGAGTGCTATATGAGTATATTAAATGTTGAAAAATTAAGTCATGGTTTCGGTGATCGGGCCATTTTTGAAGATGTATCATTTCGCCTTTTAAAAGGAGAACATATCGGGCTAATTGGCGCAAATGGTGAAGGAAAGTCCACTTTTATGAACATTATTACAGGGAAATTGCATCCGGATGAAGGGAAAGTAGAATGGGCAAAACGGGTTCGAGTTGGTTACTTAGATCAACATGCTGTCCTACAAAAAGGAATGACAATTCGTGATGTCTTAAAAAGTGCCTTTCAATACTTATTTGATATAGAAACAGAAATGAATACTTTATTTGCAAAAATGGACGAAGTTTCCTCAGAAGAACTGGAAGCACTACTTGAAGAAACAGGTACAATGCAAGATTTGCTTGACCATAATGACTTTTACTTAATCGACGCCAAAGTAGAAGAAGTAGCGCGGGGTCTTGGTTTAACAGATATTGGACTCGATCACGATGTTCATGATTTAAGTGGTGGGCAAAGAACAAAAGTACTGCTCGCAAAACTATTGCTTGAAAAACCAGACATCTTGTTATTAGACGAGCCGACAAACTATTTAGACGAACAGCATATTGAATGGTTAAAACGTTATTTACAAGAATACGAAAATGCGTTTATTTTAATTTCCCACGATATTCCATTTTTGAATAGTGTTGTTAACTTAATTTATCATATGGAGAATCGGGAACTAACACGTTATGTCGGTAATTACGATGATTTTCAACGTGTCTATGAAATGAAAAAACAACAATTAGAAGCTGCGTTTAAAAAACAACAACAGGAAATTGCCGAATTAAAGGATTTTGTCGCACGGAATAAAGCACGGGTCGCTACGAGAAATATGGCCATGTCGCGTCAGAAAAAGCTAGATAAAATGGAAGTAATTGAACTAGCAGGTGAAAAGCCAAAACCATCTTTCCATTTTAAAGAAGCAAGAACAGCGGGTCGAGTGATATTTGAAACAAAAGACTTAGTTATCGGATATGACGGGGAGCCACTTTCGAAACCATTGAATGTAAAAATGGAGCGTGGGCAAAAGATTGCCATTGTCGGTGCTAACGGAATTGGGAAAACGACACTTTTACGAAGTATTCTTGGTGAAATTAAACCCATCTCTGGACAAGTCGAGCTTGGTGACTACCTCCACATCGGTTATTTTGAACAAGAAATTAAAAATAGTAATGCAAACACATGTATTGATGAAATTTGGAATGAGTTTCCACATATGACTCAGTATGAAGTTCGGTCTGCCCTTGCAAAATGTGGTTTAACAACAAAACATATTGAAAGCAAAGTGGATGTGCTTAGCGGTGGAGAAAAGGCAAAAGTTCGCCTATGTAAATTAATCAATAAAGAATCGAATATTCTTGTACTCGATGAACCGACAAACCATCTTGATATAGATGCAAAAGAAGAACTGAAACGTGCTTTGAAAGAATATAAAGGGAGCATTTTACTTATCAGCCACGAACCCGAATTTTATCAGGATATCGTAACTGACGTATGGAATGGCGAAACATGGACAATGAAAGTGTATTAAAATCGAAAAAGGGGCATCTAGAAAGTCGTATTTTTGACTTCTCGATGCCCTACGCTATTGATCATACACGTATTCATTTTCCTATCTTTATGCCTGCAAAAAATGTTTACTCTTCATCCTCCTCCCCATCCGCTTTAACAGAGTGATATTTGTGCAATCTGGTAAATTTGAATTTTAGAAAATGGAGACATATACTGAATATAAGTCTTTGTATATGAATTGAATGAGGAATTATATGCCCCTGATCATATCAATATTGAGCTAAAAAAAGGAGGGCAATTTTATTGATGAAAGTCATTGGTATTTCTGGCACACTCGCCGGGCATAAAACATCACAGATGGTTTACGAATTAATTCATGCGATCAAACAAGAAAATCAGCAAATAGATACTGAACTTATTGATTTAAAGGATTATGAAATTGAATTCATGAGGGGATTCCCTCTAGCATATTATAACGATGATACACAACACGTTGTGAAAACGATAGGAAAAGCCGACTGTATTATTATCGGTACTCCCATCTATCAAGCATCAATACCTGGAAGCTTAAAAAATCTAATGGACTTGTTACCCGAGCATGCTTTCCGTGACAAAATTGTCGGTTACATGTCTACAGCCGGTTCCGAGAAACATTTTCTAGTAGCTGAATATCAACTAAGACCGATTATTCAATTTTTAGGAGGCGTTGTACCTTCACGTAATGTATTTATACCAGATAGTAGTTTTAATGAAGAAAATGAAATTGTTGATGATCGGATAAAATGGAGAATCGTTCAATTTGCTAAAGAGCTTAATAAACTATTAGGGGGACAATCTTAAAAGGGATACCAGTTAAGTAAAATGGTACCTATGTCAAGGACACAATAAAAAAAGAGGTTAAGCAACTAGAAGATGATTCCTATATTGAATAGGGGTCATCTTTTTTAAATTCCATTGATATCGATAATTGTTATAGTAAACCATATAGTGATTTATTTTTGCTTTTAGTTCTTTTAAGGATTTACAAGATTGATAGTCTACTTCATCTTTTAAATGACCAAAGAAAGACTCTTGAGGGGCATTATCCCAACAGTTCCCTCTTCGGGACATAGATTGTCCTAGACCATATTTTTTTAATAACTTTTGATATCTGGGGCTCGTATAATGGCTCCCTTGATCAGAGTGGATGAAGGCATCTTTATGTAGTGTAATCTTCTTGTTTTTCATTAGTTTGTGAATCGTCTTTGTTGCGATGTCTAGAGTGATACGATCAGAAACATGGTAAGCTAGGAGTTCGTTAGTGGACGCATCTTTTATGGTTGACAAATAAGCCATGGAATTTCCGTTATATGGCAAATAAGTAATGTCCGTTAATAACACTTTTCCTGGAACTCCTTGCTTAAATTCCCTATTTAACTTGTTTGGAACAACCTGATGCTCCTTGGTTGCTTTAGCGATCCTTTTATAAGGATTTGGCTTTCTGTGAGGACAGATGATTCCATATTTCCTCATGATTCTCTGTATCTTTTTACGGCTAAACGTAATGTTAAAATCATTCTCCAGTATCATTTTAATGGAGCGTGAACCTTTCTTATATCCGCGCCGATTAAAGGCCTTTAAAATGATTTCCTTCGCTTCAAGATCCAATTTCTCCTTTGCTTCCCGGAAAGAGGAAGCCTTTAGGTAGCTATAATATCCAGACCGGGATACCTCTAAGAGGCCACATAGATACCTGGTCATCCCCTTAAATCCATTTTGTTCAATGGTCTCCTGAATCAATTGATATGCATTATTCGGATTTAGATTTTCGCTTGAGTTTAGCAGCCTCCTTTCTGTCGTTTCTAGCTTTTTTAACAGCTCAACCTGTCCTTCCAACAGTTCGATTCTTGCCTTTTGTCTTTCAATCACTTCGGACGGTGAAAGCTCACGTTTCAAGGGTCTGCCGGAAGCGTTTTTCCTCGTATCCGTAAGCCCAATCAAGCCATTCTTCTCATAGGCCTTTTTCCACCTGCAGGCTGACTGTTCGATTCGTTTTATTCCTATAACGTCCACATCGAAACCGTTCTCCGCAAAGATCTGACGAGGGAGTTTGCCAGCTAGGTACTCATCAATAAATCTATTTTTAAAATCGTCAGTATAGGTAATAGACCGATCGCTGACACGATGTATATTTGGATTCTGTTGAAGTGTTTTTATCTCTTTGGTTGAAAAAGTTATTTTACTCATGTTGTCCCCTAATCCTCATATTCTAAAATTCAAGTATATAAAAAAATACCTGTAGGTGAAACCCTCTTTTTCAAGTGTCCTACCTACAGGTACCATTTTACACGCCAGGCCTCTTTTTTTATTTAGTAAATTTTTCCGGATCCAAAAGTGGTGAATAAGCTTTCATAAGGATAATCTTTCGCTTGATCAATTTCCCACTTTCCATCTTTTGCCATTAGATTCATATCTATTGCCGTTCCTTTTTTTACTGAGATAGAACCCATAATATCGTCAATTTTAGAGAAAGCGTATTGGTATCTTTTATCTGTATCATAATTTCCAGTTTTTTCACGATAAGCATCGGAATAATCAAAAATTCCTTGATAAAGGTCGTTTAATGGAATCGTTTCATATTCTACACGAACAGTTGCTTTATCATTTCCAAATTCGACAAGGGAAATGGTGTAGGATGCTTTTTCATTTAGAAGTGAGATATACTCTTCTTGTGCCTTATCTATATCTTTTTCTGTCAATTTTTTAAACATGCTTAGATTTAATGTTTCTTTAAAATAGTCTTTTGCTTCTTTTATTGCCGCTTCTTGATTCATCGCAACTAATTTATCATATGCTTTATTTTCTTTTTTCAAGAAGACTGTGTCAATGAACGCGCTTAAAGCTTGAATGGGTTCTGCTAATTTTTCATAGCTATCACTATATTTATTTGTATCTAAGGTTAGGACGACTTCTTTCGGTTCCTTTCCTGGATCCATTAACATTGGCTTAATTCCAAGTTCGTATTTCTTCCCTTTTTCAACGTTAAAATAAAATGTCATTTTTGTCGACTTTCCAGGATTAATATCACTCGTTCTGTCGCCACCAATACCCGTATAATTACCGTAAATGTCAATTGGTGCAAGTTGATTGTCTCCGTCATAAAGGAAAATAGCATTTCGAGGTGTAATGGATAATGTTGATTTTGATCTATTTTTAATATTTAAGACGACCTCTAAAGGAGCTTCTTTCGCATCTTCGGAAAAATCTCCACTTTCTTCTGTCCAGATATACGAAGCTTTTTCAATGGAGACTTCTAATGCTCCCCCCTTCTTCTTTTCCGTCTTTGTCGCAGNAGTTGGTAACCCTCTTTATTTTTCTAGGGATTTGGGGATTCCGAAGTTGGTACATTTTTTCGTATTTCTACTGTTCTCGAAGTCCTGCCTAATTTCTGAAGTTTTGCCACGATTTTCTAAAAGTGCAAGCTGAATTTCCGAAGTTCCACATGAATTCCCGAAAAAAGACCGCTTTTCCTGGATTTATCAATCTCGAACACTCGCCTCACTTTGGCATTTTTCACAGGCATCTCGTAAGTCGCAAGCTGCACATTTCCCTTTACTACTCCGCTTAATAAATTTCATTATCGTCCAGATTGCGTAACTAAAAATCGCAACTCCTAAAATGATATTAATCATGAAATCATCTTCTTTCTATATTTTCTGTTGAAAGCTTTACTTCCACACCAAACATTTGTTAATTCAATCCGATTAACTTCCCTACTTGATAAATTGTGAATGAAATCACATATGCGATAACAAATGGATAAACCATTGAAAAAATCGTCCATTTTGTTGAACCTGTTTCTTTTTTTATCGTTGCCACTGTAGCTAAGCAAGGAATATACAATAAAATAAACACAAGAAAACTGTATGCTGACAATGCTGTATATGCATTGGCAACCATTCCTTGTAAATAGGCGGCCGATGCAGTATGGTAAACAATATTCATTGTCGCAACAATTGATTCTTTTGCTAAAAATCCGGTTACTAATGCAACAGCTGCTTGCCATGTTCCAAAACCAAGTGGTGCAAAAATTGGTGCGATAAAACTCCCCACACTTGCCAATAAACTATCATCCATCGCCACATGAAAACCACCAAATCCAACTACTGATAATACCCAAATAACGACTGTTCCTCCAAAAATAAAAGTTCCAGCCTTTTTAACAAAGCCTTTCCCCTTATCCCACGTACTCTTTGCTAATGTTTTTATATGTGGAACCCGATACGGTGGCAGTTCAACAACAAATAGAGACTCTTCACTTTTTAAGATTGTTTTTGAAAATAGTTTTGCTAAAACAAGTGCAAGAACAACCCCCAATGTATATAAAGAAAGAACAACAAGTGCTTCATTCCCTTTAAAAAATACACCGGCAAACAATGCATATACTGGTAAACGTGCAGAGCATGACATAAGTGGTGTCAATAAGATTGTAATCAATCTCTCTTTTGGTTGCTCAATCGTCCGTGCCGACATAATTCCAGGGACATTACAGCCGAACCCAATAACCATTGGAATGAACGCTTTTCCATTCAAACCAATACTTTGCATAATGCGA comes from Bacillus andreraoultii and encodes:
- a CDS encoding NADPH-dependent FMN reductase, translating into MKVIGISGTLAGHKTSQMVYELIHAIKQENQQIDTELIDLKDYEIEFMRGFPLAYYNDDTQHVVKTIGKADCIIIGTPIYQASIPGSLKNLMDLLPEHAFRDKIVGYMSTAGSEKHFLVAEYQLRPIIQFLGGVVPSRNVFIPDSSFNEENEIVDDRIKWRIVQFAKELNKLLGGQS
- a CDS encoding FeoB-associated Cys-rich membrane protein, producing the protein MINIILGVAIFSYAIWTIMKFIKRSSKGKCAACDLRDACEKCQSEASVRD
- a CDS encoding sensor histidine kinase, with product MEKWYQIFSNNTGISIYAWIIFCLLPFYFVIISSTPGEIFTGILMIILFFTAYRLAFIKKGWTVYVSVSVEIVLSILMTLYFGYVYFSLFLAFFIGNIQGKAGFITLYVINLVTTIGSVVAGFFLQKQIFISQIPFIVISVVGVILLPFIMYNRNKREQLEKKLADANQRISQLMVIEERERIARDLHDTLGQKLSLIGLKSDLAGRLLEKNPNRVKKEINDIHQTARTALKEVRDMVSVMKRTKLKEEIIRIQQMIESAEMEFKIVGNVDQISMPLFVEHVLSMCLKEAVTNVVKHSRATTCEVEITQTGSEVLIYIRDNGIGIPQKLDSLSGHGILGMRERLEFVNGSLTIDHNHGTVVKIGVPII
- a CDS encoding IS3 family transposase, whose translation is MSKITFSTKEIKTLQQNPNIHRVSDRSITYTDDFKNRFIDEYLAGKLPRQIFAENGFDVDVIGIKRIEQSACRWKKAYEKNGLIGLTDTRKNASGRPLKRELSPSEVIERQKARIELLEGQVELLKKLETTERRLLNSSENLNPNNAYQLIQETIEQNGFKGMTRYLCGLLEVSRSGYYSYLKASSFREAKEKLDLEAKEIILKAFNRRGYKKGSRSIKMILENDFNITFSRKKIQRIMRKYGIICPHRKPNPYKRIAKATKEHQVVPNKLNREFKQGVPGKVLLTDITYLPYNGNSMAYLSTIKDASTNELLAYHVSDRITLDIATKTIHKLMKNKKITLHKDAFIHSDQGSHYTSPRYQKLLKKYGLGQSMSRRGNCWDNAPQESFFGHLKDEVDYQSCKSLKELKAKINHYMVYYNNYRYQWNLKKMTPIQYRNHLLVA
- a CDS encoding fatty acid desaturase — encoded protein: MSKDKEKQVQLRKSVSPFAKSDTRASMIQIINSVVPFLLLWFLAYKSLSVSIWLSLCFSIIAAGFVVRIFIIFHDCTHMSFFKNNKANRLVGTVTGIITHFAFEKWKRDHSIHHATSSNLDKRGTGDIWIMTVEEYMKAPLLTKIAYRLYRNPIILFGLGPFYLFLISNRFNRKGAKRKERWNTYIINVSIAMIYALLIWAIGWQSFLIVQIPIMFIAGGLGIWLFYIQHTFEDSYFENEDEWDYVKAAVEGSSYYKLPKILEWITGNIGYHHVHHLAPKIPNYYLEEAHESTPPLQKATTITIKTSLKSIRFRLYNQEDQSFVSFKEYKEIMRRRTAHLKLNNNRTKFQE
- a CDS encoding DUF819 family protein, which gives rise to MESLIRSDDTWLLWAFLVGWAAISIYLEQKYKWAAKITGAVIALIGALVLANLKIIPTSAPAYDVVWNYVIPLAIPLLLFQANLKKIWNESGRLIIIFLISSIGTVVGVYIAFLSLKGMVPYLDKIGAMMTGSYIGGSVNFVALASKFEAPGEMVSATVVADNLMMAIYFFIFMAIPTIGFFRKKYRTPYVDEVEKNRSQGKENEAANYWKAKEISLKDIAFAFGSAFMIVAVAFKLAETFDHVIPEGRSFVTTILNGILGDKYLMLTTITIIVVTLFPKFFERIRGSQEFGTFLIYIFFVVIGVPASIPQLIENAPLLLVFVFIAVMVNMLVTLVVGKVFKFSLEEIIIASNANIGGPTTAAAMAIAKGWTNLIVPAVLAGTLGYIIGNYIGSMMGYLFSGMM
- a CDS encoding DUF5105 domain-containing protein; this translates as MLMDPGKEPKEVVLTLDTNKYSDSYEKLAEPIQALSAFIDTVFLKKENKAYDKLVAMNQEAAIKEAKDYFKETLNLSMFKKLTEKDIDKAQEEYISLLNEKASYTISLVEFGNDKATVRVEYETIPLNDLYQGIFDYSDAYREKTGNYDTDKRYQYAFSKIDDIMGSISVKKGTAIDMNLMAKDGKWEIDQAKDYPYESLFTTFGSGKIY
- a CDS encoding SIMPL domain-containing protein; translated protein: MYAYQPNQKMITVTGEGKIAVEPNLAIITMGIVTENKSLQAAQSENSERSAKVIQTLFAQQINRNDIQTVEYRIDRLYDFVEGKQVFRAYEVRHLIEVRVRDISQIGSIVDSAVTAGVNTINNIRFDYENKSASYDQALRLALKDAQRKANVIASEAGGTFRPIPIEIMEGKQGVVPVPFQSFATEKVAGVSTPIEPGTMQIEAALIVKFMFG
- a CDS encoding ABC-F family ATP-binding cassette domain-containing protein, which translates into the protein MSILNVEKLSHGFGDRAIFEDVSFRLLKGEHIGLIGANGEGKSTFMNIITGKLHPDEGKVEWAKRVRVGYLDQHAVLQKGMTIRDVLKSAFQYLFDIETEMNTLFAKMDEVSSEELEALLEETGTMQDLLDHNDFYLIDAKVEEVARGLGLTDIGLDHDVHDLSGGQRTKVLLAKLLLEKPDILLLDEPTNYLDEQHIEWLKRYLQEYENAFILISHDIPFLNSVVNLIYHMENRELTRYVGNYDDFQRVYEMKKQQLEAAFKKQQQEIAELKDFVARNKARVATRNMAMSRQKKLDKMEVIELAGEKPKPSFHFKEARTAGRVIFETKDLVIGYDGEPLSKPLNVKMERGQKIAIVGANGIGKTTLLRSILGEIKPISGQVELGDYLHIGYFEQEIKNSNANTCIDEIWNEFPHMTQYEVRSALAKCGLTTKHIESKVDVLSGGEKAKVRLCKLINKESNILVLDEPTNHLDIDAKEELKRALKEYKGSILLISHEPEFYQDIVTDVWNGETWTMKVY